The genomic DNA CGATGGAGCGTAATCACCCTTCGCCATCTGACGAACTGTTCGTCCCGAAGCCGCATAATGTGGGCCAGACACCCCGGTCCGCCGGTACTGTTTGAGTGCCTTGCATGATTTTGAGCAGAACTTGCCCCATCCACGATTTACGTCTGCTGTGCGGGCCTCGAACGGCTTTTTGCAGCACTGGCATTTTACCGTTGTCATGTGCGCCATATTGAGCCTCACACTTTCTCGGCCAGATACCCGGCCCATACTGCAAACGTTGCGATGAAGGTTGAAACGGCGATGAAGCTAAGAGCGTCTTCGATAAGGTCTTTCACGGCCTCGTCCTCTTGCTCTGGCACAGCGCGATAAAAGCGACGATCAGTGCCATGGTGATTAGGTGATCGAATGGGGAAATGGTCATGATTTTGACCTCACCATCAGGTGACAAACCCAGAGAACGACGATCCAGCCGGTCTCGATGAATTGTCTGCCCACTTCGTGCTCATAAATTCCGTTGGCGATCAGGGCGATAAGCAGGGTCATGCTTCACCTCGCGCTTTGGCGAGGGCGGCAATGCCTTCAACGAAATCAGTGTCATCAATCATGGCACCGTTATCGCCAGCGAACTTTCGGAGGTGATTGATTTCCTCTATCGCTGCTTCCAGAGCCTCATAAAGATCAGGTGCCGCGGCGATCAGGCTGGCGTTGGCCCGGGCGTTTGTTATCGCCCCCTGATGAACGTATGCTATGGTTATCCATAGGCCGTCCGTTCTAACCGGAACACTTTCATCGCCACGGGGTTGCCATGCCCTCCATGGCCCCGGAGTGAACTTTGTCTCAGTCATTTCACCCTCCGCTGGCAGACAACTTCCGTGGTCATCAGGCGAAGCGCCTCGTAAGGCCCTGTCTGATATGGCCGGTGGATAAGATCGTTCGCGTGGTTCACAATGCCCTTGCCAACGAACTCGCAATCTTCACGGTCCCAGAATGGTCCGATCTGCTCGACTACCCGGTTTTCGATCAGCACAAACCCAACGTGCGGATCGTGCGGTCTAGTAGCTGGCATCACGGACAGAGCCGTGGAAATCATCAGTGCAGAGAACATTAAGCCGCCCTCCCATGGACGTAATCATTGATGCGTTCGAAGGCGTCACTGGTCATATCCAGCAGGTCATCTGCGCGGTTTGCGCGGTACTGCGAGCGTTCCAGTGGAGACATTGCGGGTAGGTCGCCAAAACCCCGGTAGAGGTCGATCAGGCGCATTTCGGTATCGCAGCGCTGTTCGACGTACTTGCCAAGCAACCGGCGAACCTCAAGCCCGCTATCACCCTGATCCTTCAGCGTAAAACACGTCAGGCTGATCGAACCGAGTTGGCCAACAAGAGCTTCCAACTGCGCGATATCGTTCTTCAGAATGGCTTCGATTTCGGCTTTCGTGGACATCGTGGTTTCCTCGGCAATCGGTGGGAAACCGCCCTTCCGGGCGGAAACCGGAAGGCTTACAAGCCGATTGTTTCTTGATCGCAGTGGAAGAACTCAACGCCAGACGCATTTGCTGGACGCGGCACCATGATTTTCATCATGCGAGCCGGTATCAGCTTCCCGTTCTGCTGATCGTCATGCTTTAGGGCATCTACAATGTCGATTTTGAAGGCGTTCATTTCGGGCGTCTCCCAACTCTGAGGTTTCTCGCGGGACAGATCGGCGTTGGCTTCTTCGTGAACCGCTTTGATGACCCTATGTAAGCCATGCCTACCTACATTGTCAAACGAAAAAAGTAGGCATGACCTACAAAAAAATTTGACACGCGATGTAGGTAGGGACTATTGGTGAAGAAATCGAAGCAGCGACGAGGGTGCAATTCCCTTGCTGATGAAGCTGCAAGCGCGGGGGTCGTAAGTCCTACGGTGCTGTCAGAAACAGAGGACGGGTGGCCGAGAGGCGCTCTAGCGTGTGTCCCATTCCCGGCTCCGGCCTTCAGGACATGCTAAACGATCCCCCACCTCTGGGAAGGCTTTTGTCTTTCTGGGGGTAGGGGGGTCTTTAGCTGGAACCCTTCCCCCACCAACCTTCAGAACAAGAAATCAAAGATAAGAACTGAAACGTAAGACAGTATGCGTTGAGGAAAAACGCGCAACCAGCCCAAAGCGGCGTAGGAGGAACTGATATGAACTACCGTATTATGTTCCCGATCGCGCTTCTAACGAGCGCAGCGTCGTATCTCTGTATGAAATACGGTTACTTGTTTTTCTGATTTTCTTCGTCTCGGATCATTGAGGCAACACTTTCAATCAAGAAGCCAAAAACGATAACTGACATAGGAAACACGATAAAAAACCAATGATATTGCGATCTGAAATCCGCAACATTTTCGGGCAGTGATTGATTTTCAGAAATGAGACGTTTCGCTTCAATTAGAGCGTGTTGAGCACCGACATAGTATGCGGCAGCAAGGAAAGAGATACAGACGGCAACCTTCATGGTTGCTCTACTGGCCTGCTCGTAAAACTGGGGCCATTTGTACGCAACGGTGAAGGACGCACCAATTACTGGTACCGCAATGCCAAGAATTGCCAAAACCGTCCCGAGCATCGCGCCCCCGTCTGCCTATTCGCCCTTAACCCGTTCCCAATCTTCCGGCGATAGCGCCGCTTTCAAGCAACTCCCGCCAGCGCAATGAAGTGCACAGATACGACCTGGTCGTGATCGAAAGTCAGTTCCTTCGGCGGGTTGAACTGTGAAAGTACAAGCTCTTCGGCGTTGTGACGAACAAAGCGCTTCACGTAGGCGTGTGGCGGTTCGTGCTCATCAAACTGGATTTGAGCGACGACATAATCACCCTTCTTCACCCGGCGGCGTGGATCGACAAAGGCAACTTCGCCATCCTCATAGCGCGGAAACATGCTGTCACCGGATATTTGAACGCCGTATGCACCCGCAATTTCCGCGATTTGCGGCGGTGCCATTACCTCATACAGAATAGTACCGTTCATCAGAAACTGCCCGTCGATCCCGCCAACTGCCTGACCATAGACAGGAACCATTACGCCAGCACCGGTTACTTTTTCGCCAATGGTGGCGTTGGGGGCGTCGGTCATTTCGCGCTTCGGGTGGCCACTTTGCTTGACGGCTATTCTCACTCCATCTGATATCGGCGGCATTCCATGGCCGGTGATATACCATTCGGCGTCCCCGCCAAGCAGTTCCGTGAGACCGATTAACTTGTCGCTGCCGGGCTGCGTTGTATTATTTTCCCACTGGGTCACAGAAACGCGAGCTATGCCGAAATGATCGGCAAGCTGTTGTTGCGTAAATCCTTTTTGGGTCCGTGCTCGACGTATTCTATCGCCAATTGTTTCCATAGCACCGTTGTAAATCCCGCCTACGTAAAAATCACCTACATATGACGCTTGACAAGGTAGGTAGGTATATCCTACAACTGCCTACCATGATCGAGATTGTCGCAAAAGCAGCAGAGGAAGTGGGAGGCGTCGTTGCGCTAGCCCGCGCCCTCAACATCAAACACACCGCCATGTACTCTTGGAAACGTGTTCCTGCGGAGCGCGTTCTCGAAATCGAAAGAGTGTCTGGCATTTCCCGCCATGAGCTGCGTCCCGATCTGTATGGGGAGAAAGCATCGTGAACATCATGCCATTGCAGACGGATATTGAAGACATCGCGAATGTCGAACAGCAGATCGAGCAGCATGCGCAGAACGTCGAGCGTATTCAAGGGAATGCTATTCTTGAGATCGGCAGAGAGTTGAAATTTGCTCAGGATCTCTTTCGGTTTAATCGAAACGAAGGTGGGTTCACTGGTTGGCTTGCAACTCGCCTTCCACATATCAATCAAAGGGCCGCATATCGCGCCATCCAAAGATACGAAGGCGTTGAAGAGTTTGACGAATTTGTCAAACTTTCTGGTGCCGCTTTGGACGAAGTAGTAAAAGCAGAGCCTGACATTCAGGCGATCATTGCCGAACGAGTTGAAGCTGGTGAGGTATTCACTGCCGCTCAGGTCAAAGAACTGAAACAGAAGGCTGCGCAAGAAGCGGTTGATCGCCTCAATTCCGAAGCTGATCAGGCTCGGAAAGACCTCGAAGAACTCAAGAAATCTGCAACCGATCGCGACATCAGGTCTGCTTCTGAGGTTCGGGATTTGCAGCAAAAGATTTCTGACCTCACCGCGAAAATCGGTGAATTGGAAAAGTCCGCCAAGGATTACCAGAAATCCCTCCCGACGCCGACTAAGGCAAAGGAACAGGCAAAGGCCACAGGAGTGGCTACGCTCGCGAGTGACGGGAAATATTACTCTGGTGCATCCGAGGACGAAAAGCGCGCCAGCGACGCATTTCTGAGCGTTTTCAGCGCAGCAGCGAGCCTCTCCGACAGAAAGCATTCGCCTGGCGTCGTAGCTATCGGATGCCCCGCTGAGAGCAAGGCGCAATTCGCCTCTTATTGCGACAAAGCAATCGCCTACCTCAACGAAATCAAGGATGTCATCAATGGTCAGTAAGCTAGACTTGAAGCGCCTTAACACGGCGATTGATAAAGAAATTTCCGATGCTGTCGAAAAAGATGGAGAGGCAAAACATAGCCTCATCAAGTCAAAGGTGACTGCGGAATTTTCGGAAGTCATCAAGCGGATCAGCGACGAACTTGCCGACAGAAAAATCGGTGACATGGTCACGAGCCATTTGCGTAACTGGACCTTTATCAAGAAGGACGGTTCGAGGCAGCTTTCATTGCCTGGCATTCCGCCGACAATTCTTGAGCGCATGCCTGTACTTATAACAGTTCCGCCAGAAGAAGAAGGGGAAGAGACGCGCCACGTGTCTCTCAAGTCGGCGACCGTTGGAGAGCTACGGCGCTTCGAAAAATTCATCGCCGACATGCGTGACAACATCAACAAAACTGCCGATGCCGCAGGCTTCATTAAGCGGTCTGTTGAAGGCGTTGATGACGATATTCGTCTCATTGATGCACTCCGCCATCGTGGGAAATACGCCGCTTAACCCATTGCCTGCCGGGGACACCTCGCCCCCGCCTGTTACTCGGTAGGTAATAAGCCCGGAGATTTGATCTCCCTGACGGGTCTCCGGGCAACCCATTTCACGAAGGACAAGACCGATGAACATCACCGGAAAGGATCGAAGGGATTGCGCTCTGCCAAGATGCTCCCCTTCGGCTTTCGTGGTGAGTTTTCAGGCCAAGTCCACAAGACGAGCTGAATGCCAGTGTCAGTTTTCCAAGCTTTCCGGGCAATCCGCTTCATCTTCATCACTTCAGTTCCTCTGTTCTGAGACGGTTTCGTTACCGCCCCTCCACGGTTCAATAATTAGCCGTGGAGCGACCCAAGATGTTGGAAACATCGTCCAAGAACG from Brucella anthropi ATCC 49188 includes the following:
- a CDS encoding XRE family transcriptional regulator encodes the protein METIGDRIRRARTQKGFTQQQLADHFGIARVSVTQWENNTTQPGSDKLIGLTELLGGDAEWYITGHGMPPISDGVRIAVKQSGHPKREMTDAPNATIGEKVTGAGVMVPVYGQAVGGIDGQFLMNGTILYEVMAPPQIAEIAGAYGVQISGDSMFPRYEDGEVAFVDPRRRVKKGDYVVAQIQFDEHEPPHAYVKRFVRHNAEELVLSQFNPPKELTFDHDQVVSVHFIALAGVA
- a CDS encoding transcriptional regulator codes for the protein MIEIVAKAAEEVGGVVALARALNIKHTAMYSWKRVPAERVLEIERVSGISRHELRPDLYGEKAS